GAAAAGATCGGAGTCGAAAATTTAAAAAAGAAATTTTAGCTCTAAAATCAATGAAGGATTTTAAGAAATTTATGCTTGATGAAAATGCAAGTGTGGCTTACGCGAGCGGCTTTGTAAAAGGGGCGCAAAGTGATGAGGTGCTGAAGCGCCACAACGCTTTTAGTCTAAATTTTGCTGATTCGCTAAATGAGAGTCTAACTCAGGCAAAAGAGCTTGCTCTAAAGCTAAAAATAGCAGCGCTTGTGATCGCCTTTTTACTGCTATGGGTTTATTTTAGTGCGCTTATCTCGGCACTTGTGATGGGCATCATCATCTTTAGGGTGCTTCTTACGCTCTTTATCTTTGCCATTTTTGGCGTAAATTTAAGCATTTTTGGTGTCTTTGGACTCATGCTTGCAAGTGCTGTTGGGATTGATTACATAATATTTGCGCTAAATGAGAGCCTTAGTGAAAAAGAGCGAATTTATGGGATATTTTGCGCATTTATCACGAGTTTTATCTCGTTTTTTACTCTTTCTTTTAGCCAGACCGCGGCTCTTAGCGTATTTGGATTAAGCGTTAGCCTTTGCGTGCTGATATACGGGCTATGTGCTAGCGTTTTATCTTGTAAAAATATAAAAATTTAGTTTGATTTTCAGGCTCCAAGTGGCTTGTCTAGCTCGGGGCTTTGGTTTTTACATTATAACGGCTAGTTTGCCTGTGCCGGCGTTTTTATTTACCTCGTTTTGGACGTCTGAGGCTTTGAGGAGCTCAAATTTATATGGGGGCTCAAATGGCGGCTTGGTTAGCTTTTCGCAAACGCTGCCTTTTTTTGAAAGGTCTATGTTGCCGCTTTCAAAAATGGTGCCTTTGTTACACTTGTAGCTTATTTTGACGCCATTTGTAAAGTAGTTGTTTTGAGCGTATACTAGCGAGTCAAAGCGCACGCCAATGGCGTATTTTTGGTCATAGAAGTCATCTTTTGAGTCATAAAAGTTGTTATAGACGTGCACCTTTGCATTGCGTGCCATAGGTAGGCGTTGCGCGCAGCTGTCAAAAACGTTATGAGCGACCGTTATAGTCCTTGTTTCGCTGCTGCCGTCAGAGTCTCTTGAGCCAATTAACATCGTTTTATCATGGTTTTCAAAGATGTTGTGCGAGATCGTGATAGCTGCACTATCTCCCTTGATGTCGCATAGTCCGTCGTAAGTCTGCCATTTGGTAAGCTCTCCGCCTGCTAAATGCACATGACTAAGCTCGGCCGTGTCCTTAAAATGGCAGTGATCTACCCAGATGTTTTTGCTTGACTCTATGCTGACGCCATCATATTGCGCATTAAAGCCGTCATTTTTTTGTATATCTGGAAATGGATTAAAAGCATCTTCGATCTTCATATTGCGGATTGCGATATTTTGGACATTTTTTAACAAAAGCGAGCCACCTTTTATGCCTGAGTTTTTGCCTAAGCCAATTATCGTGGTGTTGCTAGCTACCGGCACTATGATGAGCTTTTTGTACTCGTTGGCTAAATTTTTGCGAAGTGCTGCTAACTTTGGATCTTGCGAACCATCTAAATTTGCACGGCATGAAGCGCCGTAAGCCTGCATAAATTTGGCATAAGAGCTAAACTCGCCACCGCTAATCTCACTTATAAATTTATCCAGCCCATCGCTATTGCCATTTTGTGGGATCTTGCCTTCGCTAAGGTCTATGAGCCCATCCACATAGATGACGTAACCACCCATTTGAGCGTTTTTACGAGCTCTTGTCTATCTTTTACAACGACTTCTTTACTCTCTTTGCCGGCATATCCGCCAAAATTTTGCTCTGCACCAATGCTAGCGTAACCAAAGGGCGAGTCGCTTGCTTTTATCTCGCCTGCTTGAGCTAGAGCACCAAATGCAAATAACGAAGAAACGGCTAGAAACAATATCTTTTTAAACATCTTTAGCCTCCTAAATTTGGCTTTTTATTCTTGATATTTTGTTGCGAATATCGCCGTTAAATTTAGTGCAATTTTTAAAAAGGCAAAATTTACGCGAAAAATATCTCGCTTTTTAGGCGAAGTAGGCATAGATAGGCGCTTAGCACGCTTTGCTCTCTTATGTAGTTGCGATCTCCTTTTAAAAGAAGCCTCTCAACCTCGATGTTGCCGTTTCTGTCACCAGCTGCGACGTAGACCGTGCCAACCGGCTTGCTAGCTGTGCCACCACCTGGTCCAGCGATGCCGCTAATGGCAAGTGCAAAGTCCGCATTTGTCGTACTTAGCGTACCTTTTACCATTGCTTTTACGCAAGGCTCACTCACAGCTCCGTAAGTCTCTAAAATTTCATCCTCAACGCCCAACCACTCGTGCTTTATGTGGTTTGCGTAGGTTACTAGTGAGCCATCAAAGCTGGCTGAGACGCCGCCATATCTTGCAAATTTAGCCGCGGCAAGCCCAGCCGTGCAAGACTCAGCAAATGAAATTTTAAGCCCATTTTGCATGAGCCTTTTTGCTACAAATTTGATCACATCTTTTTGTGGGATAAATTTTTGCGAAAATAGCGTTTTTACCCCTTGCAAAAAGCTCTCGATCTGACCAAATTTATTACTTTTTGCTCTTACTAGTATTAAATTTGGTAGGATCTGCGCAAGGGTTATATCGACCTCGTAAGTTTTAGCAAGCGGCAGCATAAGGATCCTCGCGCTATCAGCGTCGATGTCTATTAGATGAAAGTAACTAAAATCAGGCTCGTACTCGACTAAAAACTCGCCCAGCTCTTCATTTGGATTAGCTTTTATGAGATTTATCTGGGCGTTATTTAGGCTAGCTAAAAAGCTATTTTTTGAGTAGTCTAAGCTATCTTTAAGTGCAAGTGTCGTGCTATCTTTTAGCTCGAGCGAGCCCCCAGTTAGCGTCGCTACGATCTTTGCGGCGATGGCAAAATTTTCATCCGAGCCAAAAATGCTTACAAAATCGTAATTTTTTGATAAATTTTCGATTATAAAAGGTAGCTCTTTGCTATTTTTTGGAGCAAAACTGACCACTCCAAGCTCGCCAAAATGATCCTCATAACTTTGAAAAATATAATTTAGAAATTCTCTATTTATCTCAAGATCTTCGCCTATTATCAAGATACTTTGTCTCATTTTTAAGCTCCTTTTTTTGCCCCATTATACTATTTTTCAGTGTGATTTAACCAGCACAGGTGTAAAATTAGCAAATTTTAAAATCAAGGTAAAAAATGGACTACAAAGAGACACTTTTACTCCCAGAGACAAATTTCCCGATGCGCGGAAATCTCCCACAAAATGAACCACAAAGACTAAAATCATGGTACGAAGAGCGCAAGGTTTATGAAAAAATGAAGAAAAATCGCCAAAAAGCGGTTAAAAACTTCAACATCCACGACGGCCCTCCGTATGCGAACGGCCACCTTCACATCGGCCACGCGTTAAATAAAATTTTAAAAGATATCATCACAAAAACGCACTATTTTTACGGCGAAAACGTCCGCTACGTGCCAGGCTGGGACTGCCATGGCTTGCCGATCGAGCAACAAGTCGAAGTTAAGCTTGGTGATAAGAAAAAAGAGCTTAGCAAGGTCGAGATCAGGGAGCTTTGCAGACAGCACGCGAGAGAATTTATAGACATTCAGCGAAATGAGTTTAAAAGCCTTGGCATCATCGGCGACTTTGAAAATCCATACATGACGATGAAATTTGAGTTTGAGGCTGACATCTACAAAGCACTTTGCGAGATCGCTAAAAAGGGGCTTTTGGTTGAAAGAAGCAAGCCAGTTTATTGGAGCTGGGCAGCTAGATCGGCGCTAGCTGAAGCTGAGGTCGAGTACGAGGAAAAAGAGGACTACTCTATTTACGTAGCATTTGAGCTTGACAGCGACGCGCTAGAAAAGCTTGGCGTAAAAGAGGCAAGCGCTGTCATCTGGACGACCACGCCTTGGACACTCCCAGCAAATCAAGCCATAAGCCTAAAACCAGATGAAATTTATGTGCTAACAGCTGAAAATTTGATCTTTGCAAAGCCACTACTAGAAAGTGTTGTAGA
This is a stretch of genomic DNA from Campylobacter concisus. It encodes these proteins:
- a CDS encoding polysaccharide lyase family 1 protein, which produces MGGYVIYVDGLIDLSEGKIPQNGNSDGLDKFISEISGGEFSSYAKFMQAYGASCRANLDGSQDPKLAALRKNLANEYKKLIIVPVASNTTIIGLGKNSGIKGGSLLLKNVQNIAIRNMKIEDAFNPFPDIQKNDGFNAQYDGVSIESSKNIWVDHCHFKDTAELSHVHLAGGELTKWQTYDGLCDIKGDSAAITISHNIFENHDKTMLIGSRDSDGSSETRTITVAHNVFDSCAQRLPMARNAKVHVYNNFYDSKDDFYDQKYAIGVRFDSLVYAQNNYFTNGVKISYKCNKGTIFESGNIDLSKKGSVCEKLTKPPFEPPYKFELLKASDVQNEVNKNAGTGKLAVIM
- a CDS encoding CinA family protein, producing MRQSILIIGEDLEINREFLNYIFQSYEDHFGELGVVSFAPKNSKELPFIIENLSKNYDFVSIFGSDENFAIAAKIVATLTGGSLELKDSTTLALKDSLDYSKNSFLASLNNAQINLIKANPNEELGEFLVEYEPDFSYFHLIDIDADSARILMLPLAKTYEVDITLAQILPNLILVRAKSNKFGQIESFLQGVKTLFSQKFIPQKDVIKFVAKRLMQNGLKISFAESCTAGLAAAKFARYGGVSASFDGSLVTYANHIKHEWLGVEDEILETYGAVSEPCVKAMVKGTLSTTNADFALAISGIAGPGGGTASKPVGTVYVAAGDRNGNIEVERLLLKGDRNYIREQSVLSAYLCLLRLKSEIFFA